From the Erpetoichthys calabaricus chromosome 12, fErpCal1.3, whole genome shotgun sequence genome, the window TCCCCAACTGGCAAAAAGTAAATAGTTGAATGAGGCACATGTTCAGATCTCCCATTTGCACGAACTACCGCTTCTCTTCTTCAAAAGCACAATAGCAGGGGAGCAGTTCATGTGCTTTCTTTGCAGTTTTGTTTTACGGCGTGTCCATATTCTCGCTGATTTACCGTAGATTCTAATCAGACATGCTCTCTGAAAGGGACCCCTTACTCCTCTGTGTCTGCTCCAGTCGGTTCAGAATGAACTGGCTGGTATCAATGAAGCGCTCCACACAGTTAACAAAACACGTCTCAGTCCGACCATCCAGTTTCGGCCCAGGTTTGTCCATACACTTCTCCTGTGAACAAGATTGCCGCATTACATTTTatccacatgtacagtatgtcggTAAGATCGCAATAGTCCTTTATGCtgaattatatataaaatcaatacCAGCTGCACATTTAGATCTGAAAATATGTAATTATACTATGCATTCGACAGGACTAGAGTTTCAAAGTATTCACTTAACCTTGAACCAAGTATTCCAAACCAATAAAATGTGACAGAATCCCTTATTATTTTTACCGGCATAGCACCAATATAGGCCTGTTTATTTGGGCAACAGCTGacacaacatagcaaaatgttatGTTGGGGCAGTATAATTCACTTATGCAAACCTCATACATTTAAGTACTACTTCAACCTTACTGTAATACAAACTAAAAAATTGTAATGCTATCGTCCTACTCTGAATGCTTACCCAACAGACTTCTGTCATTTGATGGACTAACTGTTGAAATCTTTGCTTTTGAGACTCCACTTCTATGAATTGTTGTAACTGCGGGTCTGCCGTTACTCCTTGGGAGTCCATGTCTCTTCAGAACTTACAGACTGTTTTTGGTGTGAGATgtgacagtcaaaaattaaccgGCGAATTCGCACACTTCACCGTTCTACTGACCTTCACGTGCATCAGCGGCTGCAGCACAGCTCAGCGGAAGGAACGATTGGTCGCTTCCGGTAGGCGGGCGGCAATTGCAGTCTGTTGCATCATGGGAGTTTGCGtgagtgtttggttttttttttgggcgcTAGTGGGACTCCCCTCACTCAATCATGCTAGGACGCTTACGTCAAACGACAAAAGTATACGGATACAGCTCCGTTAACATGTATCAACAGAAggctaatattttaaaaacttactTTATAAAGTAGCATGAGGGACACTAGTTACCGCTGCTTCTTTCCAGTTTCACAATTCTCAGCTCTCATCCCAGCTACTGCCTGGTTAGATTTAGTAGGTTATCTGCCTAACTGTGGATTTTCAGTTCATTAACCAGTGATGTGCGGGCTtagttacttttattttatgttagtatGGTTGCCACTTTTCCTTAAAAAGGCAAGGAACGCCCAAGGACAACGACGATGGGGTGTTGGAGAGACACTACGGATTTGGATTTGTGGAGGGTATTGCGTGAAGCAGAGGTTTAGGGATTAGGGCGTGTGTTTGTAATCCAGCCCTCCCCATCGTGCCTTCCAAAAGTATTATCACTGCCAGACttcaatgtttaaaatatattaactgtATTCATTCACAACACCCACAAAATAAAACCTCACAGGCAAAAACATAGCttctaaaataatacaatatctTGAGCAGCAGCCAACACATTCCATAatgtgtggtggctctgaggttagggagctgcactgacaatcggaaggttgccggtttgaatcccgtaaatgccaaaagggattcttctctgttgggcccttcagcaaggcccttaacctgcaattgctgagtgctttgagtagtgagaaaagcgctatataaatgcaaactattattattattataacgccGTTACAGCGACGtctgtctttatatttttttctttttccatgtgcattttaagtttaaaagatcaaaaaaatCTTGTCTCTTAATAATGAAGAGGATAACTGACTGGCTGCATGATTTTTTTGATAATGTAATAAATGAAGTTGGGGGATTTTGAGTTTGAAGGTTTTTAGCAATGgtgtatataaataaacttaCGGCCTCAACTGTTTACTATTCAATACATAAGCACGGACATGTATgggactgtatactgtatttcaaagcaTTCTAAAATGCTTTCTCTTAAAAATCACTTGTTAGGAAATAAAGCAATCTAGAGTAGTGACACTAGCTTTTAACTAAACTTACTGAAACTCAGCATTATTCATTCCACGGACATTGTTCATTTAAGCTCAGGCTTGACCTGATGGTGTATTTCCATTTGCCCCTCATTAAAGGAAGAGGAGACATATTTACTGTAACCTTTAATGattatcttttagcatttttcaaaatgtatagcTTAAATTACATGCTTGGAGGTCACAATATTGGTTATTACCACAATATCAGCCATAGttatattcttcattttttttctttctactgaTTATGTTAGCTTCAGTTTATGGGACATGCACCTGATCACTGGGAATTGTGTTTTGAGCCAGTTCTAAAGCAGTACAGAAAAATGCCAAAGTGTCAGCATAATTCAGGAAATTGTAACCATTTCTCTGAATGC encodes:
- the timm8a gene encoding mitochondrial import inner membrane translocase subunit Tim8 A, whose protein sequence is MDSQGVTADPQLQQFIEVESQKQRFQQLVHQMTEVCWEKCMDKPGPKLDGRTETCFVNCVERFIDTSQFILNRLEQTQRSKGSLSESMSD